A window of Scomber scombrus chromosome 23, fScoSco1.1, whole genome shotgun sequence contains these coding sequences:
- the LOC134005572 gene encoding interferon-induced very large GTPase 1-like translates to MKRRSCLPSETDSPPNSPPETKHSGLEEENSEDISEEEEEFFDAPDEPYCEEEDPPAKPHQCEAACVSVFTDAFIELHCEEENSPATPQSDFVPPLGEITVLHAGSETVSLGLAPTDSSVKYTLHIDYSCDTHSGSVIKEDSSTVDVDGLFPGIEYTFRITRRADNGNQSEAACVSVCTEPSPPVQVTITQVSSESLSLCWDPPAGEVENYIVTCSSEEDSSVQELTTHTNSLTVSRLKPGVCYSLQVSTQLKNGRRSKPTVTSSCTKTHLKGLLEDLGFEQHYNEKLSLSTILQIDEKTITDEPVKCNSDLPWYFLKKLMMVNVTARNVKCTSVCDSNCDATLENTQFDLDNLVNCLNLGDRLNPLDIITALFLCSDGFVQQEMALKMSMCQFSVPLLLPNCDTEKCTLMLWAMRDIVKKYRPQSLSESKGFIEDRIVLSDLPMISFVRLGECSLSKSAILNKLLSNSQQYQDTFVHGNMECGDSPRRISNGLVEMTWYLPCGNKNMDVFSEPVAIANLRGDIASFETQYSFLCQTSTAVFVFFDHLESECRLLTNQQQKAQIFLVGNHQSQRFSFDALKKVATRLGLTKNVILKTKDNNDFVKTLRKTVNNVVENQKMKMSIEKMADFAHELGILVDEDSPECQTAKENADVITAEIQDTLKYKEAQLPLQGQIWKELTRLEKEEFRLRKIGPESIEDYKSDLQIQKKKLKEKQNSYDMSNTMTCFIKAISSPGIERCYFLKWMRINLDNLSREKLSGLREQYKKKCEHSENKEDIKNIDRQLSSSSLGTEHFFREMGQIYEASVSLPETHPSRQQLQHLPKLCAELLVDGFPLELVDGDASNIPLRWVSDVLSQLNDLVSPKSKILVVTVLGVQSTGKSTLLNTMFGVQFAVSSGRCTRGAFMLLIRVNEDVKKVLNCDFMVIIDTEGLKSPELVQLDDSHEHDNELATLVVGLSDITIINIAMENSTEMKDILQIVVHAFLRMKEVGKKPKCQFVHQNVSDVSAHDKNLRDRKLLLQQLNEMTQTAAKMEKKEENKLFTDVMEYSPDTGNWYIPGLWNGNPPMAPVNAGYSEAVYELKKNIIQMLGNCESSNNVSEFTEWMSSLWNAVKHENFIFSFRNSLVADAYMRLCTEFNKWEWEFKKEMYTWVTNAETRISNFGKFVLRSQNHDMKEFLACLKSEACTLLSKWETKLLKNLTEYFKQTEGHVYLVEGYKEEFSNSAKSLRREIERSAFNRITAAAEIKQGMAELERFKQNHTEELEGRVCTLVEKCRKKKVKMTDTELDREFEKMWNETVDALSFSKQKTTNVFTSVSHSLRANISRKGSCACEVLSQKSLQECGLEPFKYTAEGFVNTFKKFFNIQGHTIAVQKMADSIIEACSQFADEKVDKKRNYHDTYIEEILLMIDERLQNNQELKTGIEFEVSLKQHICGFAARKFQKMHEDFIQENDPYRCLLQNKEKFRADFKDVFNERDQCQKKAEEFTNSCLKPAVEYFVNRSLGPDIIGEMQTHYEFKARMYFQYSVLLDLISKDTFENYLSYICSYEDHINEWILNKIMDHFSDPSTVFEFEDRHIQSSIKNINNAMKKAKTGKSGNLKTFVEDICKELGDKLVISQDALGAFMILNNADQEQFAYWLIECVKEMAQTLREKLKNSNIEKKLKKLHLKPQNELFTKLIGCGKQCPFCKAPCEAGGNQHTEHWTSLHRPKGMGSSCFSKKLDTDVCSSLVISDSDECLPCKTKKGKWHPYKHYKEIFPDWIIAPDVSLHASDYWKYVMAKFNNEFAKEYNAKPADIPSDWKNITPEQAKTSLKESFNIK, encoded by the exons atgaagcGGAGAAGCTGTTTGCCCAGTGAGACAGACTCTCCACCGAACTCCCCACCTGAGACAAAGCATTCCGGATTGGAAGAGGAGAACTCTGAGGATAtctctgaggaagaggag GAGTTCTTTGATGCACCAGATGAGCCTTACTGTGAGGAAGAAGACCCTCCTGCAAAACCACATCAATGTGAAGCAGCCTGTGTATCTGTCTTCACAG ATGCTTTCATTGAGCTCCACTGTGAGGAAGAAAACTCTCCTGCAACACCACAGTCTGACT tTGTTCCTCCACTAGGAGAAATAACAGTTCTCCATGCTGGCAGTGAAACTGTTTCTCTTGGCTTGGCACCCACTGACTCATCTGTAAAGTATACACTTCACATAGATTACTCCTGTGATACACACAGTGGCAGTGTGATCAAAGAAGACTCCAGCACTGTAGATGTTGATGGACTGTTTCCTGGGATTGAGTATACTTTCAGAATCACAAGGAGAGCAGACAATGGAAATCAGAGTGAAGCAGCCTGTGTATCTGTCTGCACAG AGCCCAGCCCTCCAGTTCAGGTTACAATCACTCAGGTCAGCAGTGAGTCACTGTCTCTGTGTTGGGACCCTCCTGCTGGTGAAGTGGAGAACTACATTGTGACTTGCAGCAGTGAAGAAGACAGCAGTGTGCAAGAattgacaacacacacaaacagcctgaCTGTCAGCAGACTGAAGCCAGGGGTGTGTTACTCCCTCCAAGTTTCTACACAGCTGAAGAATGGAAGAAGAAGCAAGCCAACTGTAACATCTTCCTGCACTa AGACACACTTGAAGGGCTTATTGGAGGATCTGGGCTTCGAGCAGCACTATAATGAGAAGCTTTCCCTGAGCACAATACTTCAGATTGATGAGAAGACCATTACTGATGAACCTGTCAAGTGTAATTCAGATCTTCCATGGTATTTTCTGAAGAAACTGATGATGGTCAATGTGACAGctagaaatgtgaaatgtacaTCAGTATGTGACTCAAACTGTGATGCTACATTAGAGAATACGCAATTTGATCTGGACAATCTGGTCAACTGTCTAAATTTAGGTGACAGGCTAAACCCCCTCGACATAATCActgctctctttctgtgttCTGATGGTTTTGTACAGCAGGAGATGGCACTCAAAATGTCTATGTGTCAGTTTTCTGTGCCTCTGTTGCTTCCCAATTGTGACACAGAAAAGTGCACACTTATGCTGTGGGCCATGAGAGACATTGTTAAAAAGTACAGGCCGCAGTCACTGTCTGAATCCAAGGGTTTCATTGAAGACAGAATTGTTCTCTCAGATCTTCCAATGATATCTTTTGTGAGACTAGGTGAATGCTCCTTGTCCAAGTCAGCGATTCTCAATAAACTTTTGAGCAATTCTCAGCAGTACCAAGACACCTTTGTTCATGGCAACATGGAGTGTGGTGACAGTCCAAGGAGAATATCCAATGGATTGGTTGAAATGACTTGGTACCTCCCttgtggaaacaaaaacatggatGTTTTCAGTGAGCCTGTCGCTATAGCTAACCTTCGTGGGGACATTGCTTCATTTGAAACACAATACTCTTTTTTGTGTCAGACATCTACAGCAGTATTTGTGTTCTTTGATCATTTGGAGTCTGAATGCAGACTACTGACCAACCAACAACAGAAGGCGCAGATCTTCTTGGTGGGAAACCATCAAAGCCAGCGTTTCAGTTTTGATGCTCTGAAAAAGGTAGCAACCAGGTTGGGTTTgactaaaaatgtaattttgaagACTAAAGATAATAATGACTTTGTCAAAACTTTGAGGAAAACAGTGAACAATGTAGTTGAGAACCAAAAGATGAAGATGTCCATAGAGAAGATGGCTGACTTTGCCCATGAACTGGGAATCTTGGTTGATGAAGACTCTCCAGAGTGCCAGACTGCCAAAGAAAATGCAGATGTCATCACTGCAGAAATTCAAGACACCCTCAAATACAAAGAAGCGCAGCTTCCCTTGCAAGGCCAAATATGGAAAGAATTGACTCGCTTAGAGAAGGAAGAATTTCGGCTTCGAAAAATTGGGCCTGAAAGCATTGAAGATTACAAAAGTGATCTTcagatacagaaaaaaaaacttaaggAAAAACAGAACTCTTATGACATGTCAAACACTATGACATGTTTCATCAAGGCAATATCGAGCCCAGGGATAGAGAGGTGCTATTTTCTGAAATGGATGAGAATTAACCTTGATAACCTGTCTCGAGAGAAACTGTCTGGTCTCAGGGAGCAGTACAAAAAGAAATGCGAACATTCTGAAAACAAAGAGGATATTAAAAACATCGACAGACAACTTTCCAGCAGCTCATTGGGGACTGAACACTTCTTCCGTGAAATGGGTCAAATctatgaagcttcagtttccCTTCCAGAAACACACCCATCACGTCAACAATTACAGCATCTTCCAAAACTCTGTGCAGAATTGTTGGTTGATGGATTTCCTCTTGAGCTTGTTGACGGAGATGCATCCAATATACCTCTCAGATGGGTGAGTGACGTTCTCTCTCAGCTCAATGACTTGGTGTCTCCTAAGAGCAAGATATTGGTGGTCACAGTACTTGGAGTTCAGAGCACAGGAAAGTCCACTCTGCTTAACACCATGTTTGGAGTGCAGTTTGCTGTCAGCAGTGGTCGATGCACTCGAGGTGCCTTTATGTTGCTCATCAGAGTCAATGAAGATGTGAAAAAAGTACTCAACTGTGACTTCATGGTGATCATTGACACTGAAGGCTTAAAGTCACCAGAACTTGTGCAGTTGGATGATAGCCATGAGCATGACAATGAGCTTGCAACACTAGTTGTGGGGCTGAGTGATATCACCATTATCAATATTGCCATGGAGAATTCAACAGAAATGAAGGACATCTTACAAATAGTTGTGCATGCTTTTCTCAGGATGAAAGAGGTTGGCAAAAAGCCCAAATGTCAGTTTGTTCACCAGAATGTGTCAGATGTTTCAGCCCATGACAAAAACTTACGAGACAGGAAACTGCTCTTGCAACAGTTAAATGAGATGACCCAGACAGCAGCcaaaatggaaaagaaagaagagaacaaGCTCTTCACTGATGTGATGGAGTACAGTCCAGACACTGGGAACTGGTACATTCCTGGACTCTGGAATGGAAACCCACCAATGGCACCAGTCAATGCAGGGTACAGTGAAGCTGTATATGAGCTCAAGAAGAATATAATACAAATGTTGGGAAATTGTGAATCATCTAACAATGTCTCTGAGTTTACAGAGTGGATGTCAAGCCTGTGGAATGCAGTAAAGCATGAAAACTTCATCTTCAGCTTCAGAAACAGCCTTGTGGCCGATGCCTACATGAGGCTTTGCACAGAATTCAACAAATGGGAATGGGAattcaaaaaagaaatgtacacCTGGGTCACAAATGCTGAAACAAGAATTTCCAATTTTGGGAAATTTGTTTTGAGATCACAGAATCATGACATGAAAGAATTTCTTGCATGTTTGAAAAGTGAAGCTTGCACACTGCTGTCTAAATGGGAGACAAAGCTTCTTAAGAATCTGACAGAGTACTTCAAGCAAACTGAGGGTCATGTCTATCTTGTTGAAGGATACAAAGAGGAATTCTCAAACAGTGCAAAAAGTCTTCGACGAGAAATAGAGAGGTCTGCATTTAATCggatcacagcagcagcagaaatcaAACAGGGAATGGCAGAACTTGAAAGATTCAAGCAGAATCATACAGAAGAATTAGAGGGAAGAGTGTGCACATTAGTTGAGAAATGTCGGAAGAAAAAAGTCAAGATGACAGACACAGAGCTAGACCgagaatttgaaaaaatgtggaaTGAAACAGTGGATGCTCtatcattttcaaaacaaaagacaacaaatgtCTTCACAAGTGTGTCTCACTCCCTGAGAGCAAATATCTCACGTAAGGGGAGTTGTGCATGTGAAGTATTAAGCCAAAAAAGCCTGCAAGAATGTGGACTGGAGCCTTTCAAATATACAGCTGAAGGATTcgttaacacatttaaaaagttctTCAACATTCAAGGTCACACAATCGCTGTACAAAAAATGGCTGACAGCATCATAGAGGCTTGCTCACAGTTTGCAGATGAAAAAGTGGACAAGAAACGTAATTACCATGACACTTACATTGAGGAGATCCTTCTCATGATTGATGAGAGGCTCCAAAACAACCAAGAACTGAAGACAGGGATTGAGTTTGAAGTTTCCCTAAAACAGCACATCTGTGGATTTGCAGCCAGGAAGTTTCAGAAAATGCATGAAGATTTCATACAGGAGAATGATCCTTACAGATGTCTGcttcaaaacaaagaaaagtttcGTGCAGATTTCAAAGATGTCTTCAATGAACGAGACCAGTGCCAGAAGAAGGCAGAAGAATTCACAAACAGTTGCTTGAAGCCTGCAGTCGAATACTTTGTCAACCGCTCCTTGGGTCCTGACATCATTGGTGAAATGCAGACACACTATGAGTTCAAAGCACGGATGTACTTTCAGTATTCAGTTTTACTGGATTTGATCTCCAAGGATACATTTGAAAACTATCTGAGCTACATTTGCTCATATGAGGATCATATAAATGAATGGATACTCAACAAAATAATGGATCACTTCTCTGATCCATCGACAGTGTTTGAGTTTGAGGATCGACACATTCAGTCAAGtatcaaaaacataaacaatgccATGAAAAAGGCCAAAACAGGAAAGAGTGGCaacttgaaaacatttgttgaaGATATCTGCAAAGAACTTGGTGATAAACTGGTTATTTCCCAGGATGCTCTTGGTGCTTTCATGATCCTGAACAATGCAGACCAGGAACAGTTTGCTTACTGGCTCATAGAGTGCGTGAAGGAGATGGCACAAACTTTAAGAGAGAAGCTTAAAAACTCCAACAttgaaaagaaactaaaaaagCTCCATCTGAAACCTCAGAATGAACTTTTCACCAAACTGATTGGATGCGGTAAACAGTGTCCATTCTGCAAAGCGCCTTGTGAAGCAGGAGGAAATCAACATACTGAGCACTGGACTTCTCTACATCGCCCCAAGGGCATGGGGAGCTCTTGTTTTTCAAAGAAACTTGACACTGACGTATGTTCTTCCCTTGTGATCAGTGATAG TGACGAGTGTTTGCCCTGCAAAACCAAAAAAGGCAAATGGCACCCTTACAAGCATTACAAAGAAATTTTCCCAGACTGGATAATTGCTCCAGATGTAAGCCTCCACGCCTCAGACTACTGGAAATATGTAATGGCAAAATTCAACAATGAGTTTGCTAAAGAATATAATGCTAAACCTGCTGATATTCCTTCAGATTGGAAAAATATCACACCCGAGCAAGCAAAAACAAGCCTGAAAGaatcatttaacattaaatga
- the LOC134005573 gene encoding up-regulator of cell proliferation-like: SSTETHLEGLLEDLGLDQHYNEKLSLSTILQIDEKTMTDEPTRCNSDLPWYFLKKLMMVNVTARNVKCEMSENTEFDLDNLVDSPNSCDMMNPLDIIAALFLCSDGFVQQEMALKMSMCQFSVPLLLPNCDTEKCTLMLWAMRDIVKKYRPQSLSESKGFIEDRIVLSDHPMISFVRLGECSLSKSEILNKLLSNSQQYHDTFVHHNMECGDSPRRISNGLVEMTWYLPCGNKNMDIFSEPVAVANLRGDIASFETQYSFLCQTSTAVFVFFDNLDSECRLLTNQHQKAQIFLVGHQSKNFSLESLKKIATKLGLTKNVLLKTKQMNDAEFVKKMRKTVKDVVETSKMKMPIEQMADIAHELGILVDEDSTECQTAKKNADAITTVIQDTLAYKEAQLPLQGQIWKELTCLEKEEFRLKNIGSENIEDYKSNLQIKKKKLREKQNSYDMSNAMTCFIDAISSTGIERCYFLKWMRINLDNLSREKLSGLREQYKKKCENSENKEEIKDIDRKLSNSSLGIEHFFREMGQIYEASVSLPETHPSRQQLQHLPKLCAGLLLDGFPLELVDGDASNIPLRWVSDVLSQLNDLVSPKSKILVVTVLGVQSTGKSTLLNTMFGVQFAVSSGRCTRGAFMLLIRVNEDVKKVLSCDYMVIIDTEGLKSPELAQLDDSHEHDNELATLVVGLSDITIINIAMENSTEMKDILQIVVHAFLRMKEVGKKPKCQFVHQNVSDVSAQEKNLRDRKMLLQQLNEMTQAAAKMEKKEENKLFTDVMEYSPDTGNWYIPGLWNGNPPMAPVNAGYSEAVYELKKNIIQMLGNCESSNNISEFTAWMSSLWNAVKHENFIFSFRNSLVADAYMKLCTEFNKWEWEFKKEMYTWVTNAETRISNFGKFDVKSENHDMRELLMCLESEASTLLFKWETKLLENLTQYFKQTEGHVYLVERYKEDFANSSKSLRKEMKRSVSKQLQAAADIRQGMVKLDKVKDNHTKQLEGRVCALVEECRKKKVKMTDTELDKEFDKMWTKTLKELLFSKQKATDVFTTVSHYLRTNVLHKGGHANEILSKKDLKNCGLEPFKYTVEGILNRIKSLLSFQHHTADVQKMADSIIAACSQYVSEKMGRKSNYHDTYIEEILHMIDESLQNNQDLKTGIEFEVSLKQHICGFAARKFQKMHEDFIEENDPYRCLHQNKKKFCADFKDVFHERDQCQKKAEEFTKQCLKPAVEDFVNRFLGPDITGEMLTCQQFSTRMFFQYSILLDLLSKDDFENYWSYSSSYEDYVKKWTLNQIKEHFSNPSRVFEFEDRHIQSSIRSINNAINKAKTGKSGNLKTFVEDICKKLGDKLVISQDALSAFLILNNADQEQFAYWLTKCIEDMAQALREKFEKSNIEMKLKNLDVKPQNELFTRLIGCGKQCPFCKAPCDAGGKQHTEHWTSLHRSQGLGTYRWDDTNKLLTDVCSSLVTTNISFWHYCPDKKLHPYKRYREIFPDWTIVPDVSHEASDYWKYVFARFNNKFASSYSAKPADIPATWYSIKCDQAKASLKESFNIK, translated from the coding sequence TCATCCACAGAGACACACTTAGAGGGCTTATTGGAGGATCTGGGCTTGGACCAGCATTACAATGAGAAGCTTTCCCTGAGCACAATACTTCAGATTGATGAGAAGACCATGACTGATGAACCTACCAGATGTAATTCAGATCTTCCATGGTATTTTCTGAAGAAACTGATGATGGTTAATGTGACAGctagaaatgtgaaatgtgaaatgtcagAGAATACAGAGTTTGATCTTGACAATCTGGTTGACAGTCCAAATTCATGTGACATGATGAATCCCCTTGACATAATCGctgctctctttctgtgttCTGATGGTTTTGTACAGCAGGAGATGGCACTCAAAATGTCTATGTGTCAGTTTTCTGTGCCTCTGCTGCTTCCCAATTGTGACACAGAAAAGTGCACACTTATGCTGTGGGCCATGAGAGACATTGTTAAAAAGTACAGACCTCAGTCACTGTCTGAATCCAAGGGTTTCATTGAAGACAGAATTGTTCTCTCAGATCATCCAATGATATCTTTTGTGAGACTGGGTGAATGCTCCTTGTCCAAGTCAGAGATTCTCAATAAGCTTCTGAGCAATTCTCAGCAGTACCATGACACCTTTGTTCACCATAATATGGAGTGTGGAGACAGTCCAAGGAGAATATCCAATGGATTGGTTGAAATGACTTGGTACCTCCCTTGTGGGAACAAAAACATGGATATTTTCAGTGAGCCAGTTGCTGTAGCTAACCTTCGTGGGGACATTGCTTCATTTGAAACACAATACTCTTTTTTGTGTCAGACATCTACAGCAGTTTTTGTGTTCTTTGACAATTTGGACTCTGAGTGCAGGCTGCTGACCAACCAACACCAGAAGGCGCAGATTTTCTTAGTGGGCCATCAGAGTAAGAACTTCAGTTTAGAATCTCTGAAAAAAATAGCAACCAAATTGGGCTTGACCAAAAATGTCCTTttgaaaactaaacaaatgaaCGATGCAGAATTTGTCAAAAAAATGCGGAAAACAGTCAAGGATGTGGTTGAGACATCAAAGATGAAGATGCCAATAGAGCAGATGGCTGACATTGCACATGAACTGGGAATCTTGGTTGATGAAGACTCTACAGAGTGCCAGACTGCCAAGAAAAATGCAGATGCCATCACTACAGTAATTCAAGACACCCTGGCGTACAAAGAGGCCCAGCTTCCCTTGCAAGGCCAAATATGGAAAGAATTGACTTGCTTAGAGAAGGAAGAATTTCGACTGAAAAACATTGGGTCTGAAAACATTGAAGATTACAAAAGCAATCttcagataaagaaaaaaaaacttcgGGAAAAACAGAACTCGTATGACATGTCAAACGCTATGACATGCTTCATTGATGCAATATCAAGCACAGGGATAGAGAGGTGCTATTTCCTGAAATGGATGCGGATTAATCTTGATAACTTGTCTCGAGAAAAACTGTCTGGTCTCAGGGAGCAGTACAAAAAGAAATGCGAAAATTctgaaaacaaagaggagattAAAGACATTGACAGAAAACTTTCCAACAGCTCATTGGGGATTGAACACTTCTTCCGTGAAATGGGTCAAATctatgaagcttcagtttccCTTCCAGAAACACACCCATCACGTCAACAATTACAGCATCTTCCAAAACTCTGTGCAGGATTGTTGCTTGATGGATTTCCTCTTGAGCTTGTTGATGGAGATGCATCCAATATACCTCTCAGATGGGTGAGTGACGTTCTCTCTCAGCTCAATGACTTGGTGTCTCCTAAGAGCAAGATATTGGTGGTCACAGTTCTTGGAGTTCAGAGCACTGGAAAGTCCACCCTCCTTAACACCATGTTTGGAGTGCAGTTTGCCGTCAGCAGTGGTCGATGCACTCGAGGTGCCTTTATGTTGCTCATCAGAGTCAATGAAGATGTGAAAAAAGTACTCAGCTGTGACTACATGGTGATCATTGACACTGAAGGCTTAAAGTCACCAGAGCTTGCACAACTGGATGATAGCCATGAGCATGACAATGAGCTTGCAACACTCGTTGTGGGGCTGAGTGATATCACCATTATCAATATTGCCATGGAGAATTCAACTGAAATGAAGGACATCCTACAAATAGTCGTGCATGCTTTTCTCAGAATGAAAGAGGTTGGCAAAAAGCCCAAATGTCAGTTTGTTCACCAGAATGTGTCAGATGTTTCAGCACAAGAGAAGAACTTACGAGACAGGAAAATGCTCTTGCAGCAGTTAAATGAGATGACCCAGGCAGCAGCcaaaatggaaaagaaagaagagaacaaGCTCTTCACTGATGTGATGGAGTACAGTCCAGATACTGGGAATTGGTACATTCCTGGACTCTGGAATGGGAACCCACCAATGGCACCAGTCAATGCAGGGTACAGTGAAGCTGTGTATGAGCTCAAGAAGAACATAATCCAAATGTTGGGAAACTGCGAATCATCTAACAATATTTCTGAGTTCACAGCGTGGATGTCAAGTCTGTGGAATGCAGTGAAACATGAAAACTTCATCTTTAGCTTCAGAAACAGCCTGGTGGCTGATGCCTACATGAAGCTCTGCACAGAATTCAACAAATGGGAATGGGAattcaaaaaagaaatgtacacCTGGGTCACAAATGCTGAAACAAGAATTTCCAATTTCGGTAAATTTGATGTGAAATCTGAGAATCATGATATGAGAGAACTTCTCATGTGCTTGGAGAGTGAAGCTTCCACACTGCTGTTTAAATGGGAGACAAAGCTTCTTGAAAATCTGACACAGTACTTCAAGCAAACTGAGGGTCATGTTTATCTGGTAGAAAGATACAAAGAGGACTTTGCAAACAGTTCAAAGAGCCTTCGCAAAGAAATGAAGAGGTCTGTGTCTAAACAGCTTCAAGCAGCAGCTGACATCAGACAGGGAATGGTAAAGCTTGATAAAGTCAAGGATAATCACACAAAACAGTTAGAGGGAAGAGTGTGTGCATTAGTTGAGGAATGCCGGAAGAAAAAAGTCAAGATGACAGACACAGAGTTGGACAAAGAATTTGATAAGATGTGGACTAAAACCTTGAAAGAACTATTGTTTTCCAAACAGAAGGCTACAGATGTCTTCACCACTGTGTCTCATTATTTGAGAACAAATGTCTTACATAAGGGTGGGCATGCAAATGAAATATTGAGtaaaaaagacttgaaaaattgtggaCTTGAGCCTTTCAAATACACAGTAGAAGGAATACTTAACCGAATTAAAAGCTTGCTCTCCTTTCAACATCACACAGCAGATGTACAAAAAATGGCTGACAGCATCATAGCTGCTTGCTCACAGTATGTGAGTGAAAAAATGGGAAGGAAAAGTAATTACCATGACACTTACATTGAGGAGATCCTTCACATGATTGATGAGAGTCTGCAAAACAACCAAGATCTGAAGACAGGCATTGAGTTTGAAGTTTCCCTAAAACAGCACATCTGTGGATTTGCAGCCAGGAAGTTTCAGAAAATGCATGAAGATTTCATAGAAGAGAATGATCCTTACAGATGTCTAcatcaaaacaagaaaaagtttTGTGCAGATTTCAAAGATGTGTTCCATGAACGAGACCAGTGCCAGAAGAAGGCAGAAGAATTCACTAAACAATGTTTGAAGCCTGCAGTCGAAGACTTTGTCAACCGCTTCTTGGGTCCTGACATCACTGGTGAAATGTTGACATGTCAGCAGTTCAGCACACGAATGTTCTTCCAGTACTCAATTTTACTGGATTTGCTCTCCAAGGATGACTTTGAAAACTATTGGAGCTACAGTAGCTCATATGAGGATTATGTGAAGAAATGGACACTCAACCAAATAAAAGAACACTTCTCCAACCCGTCTAGAGTGTTTGAGTTTGAGGATCGACACATTCAGTCAAGTATCAGGAGCATAAACAATGCCATCAACAAGGCCAAAACAGGAAAGAGTGGCAACTTGAAGACATTTGTTGAAGATATCTGCAAAAAACTTGGGGATAAACTGGTTATTTCCCAGGATGCTCTTAGTGCTTTCCTAATCCTGAATAATGCAGACCAGGAACAGTTTGCTTACTGGCTCACAAAGTGTATTGAAGACATGGCTCAAGCTCTTAGAGAGAAGTTTGAAAAATCCAACATCGAAATGAAACTAAAAAATCTTGATGTGAAACCTCAGAATGAGCTTTTCACCAGACTGATTGGATGTGGTAAACAGTGTCCATTCTGCAAAGCACCTTGTGATGCAGGAGGAAAACAACATACTGAACACTGGACTTCTCTACATCGGTCACAGGGTCTTGGTACATACAGGTGGGATGATACAAATAAACTTCTTACTGATGTGTGCTCTTCTCTTGTGACCACTAACATATCATTTTGGCACTATTGTCCAGACAAAAAACTGCATCCTTACAAGCGTTACAGAGAAATTTTCCCAGACTGGACAATTGTTCCAGATGTAAGCCATGAGGCATCAGACTACTGGAAATATGTATTTGCAAGGTTCAACAACAAGTTTGCTAGTAGCTATTCTGCAAAGCCTGCTGATATTCCTGCAACATGGTACAGTATCAAATGTGACCAGGCAAAAGCAAGCCTGAAAGAGTCATTTAACATCAAGTGA